A single region of the Changchengzhania lutea genome encodes:
- a CDS encoding purine-nucleoside phosphorylase: MIKQITESTAYLQSKGFDDPEVGIILGTGLGQLIDAIEVLVEASYNHIPNFPTATVEFHKGKLIYGNLAGKKVVVMQGRFHVYEGYSLQDVTFPVRIMEKLGIKTLLVSNAAGAINLDYKKGELMLIDDHINLQGGSPLAFKGVSALGERFTDMSAPYDLEINSKFESIAKAHNITLHKGVYASVVGPQLETRAEYRMLKTLGADAVGMSTVPEIIVAKHLNLKAAAVSVLTDECDPDDLKPVDISEIIAMASKAEPNMITLFKALIKTL; the protein is encoded by the coding sequence ATGATTAAACAGATTACAGAAAGTACAGCATATTTACAAAGCAAAGGCTTTGATGATCCAGAAGTAGGCATCATTTTAGGCACAGGATTAGGACAACTTATTGATGCCATTGAAGTCCTTGTTGAAGCGAGTTACAATCACATCCCTAACTTCCCAACAGCCACGGTTGAGTTTCATAAAGGCAAACTTATCTATGGCAATTTAGCTGGAAAAAAAGTAGTGGTCATGCAAGGCAGGTTCCATGTTTACGAAGGGTATTCATTGCAAGATGTCACCTTCCCCGTGCGAATTATGGAAAAATTAGGCATTAAAACCTTATTGGTTTCCAATGCGGCCGGTGCCATTAATCTCGATTACAAAAAAGGGGAGCTCATGTTGATTGATGACCACATTAATCTACAAGGTGGCTCACCATTAGCCTTTAAAGGCGTGTCGGCATTGGGTGAACGTTTTACAGATATGAGTGCGCCTTACGACTTAGAAATTAATTCAAAGTTTGAAAGCATCGCCAAAGCACACAACATCACCTTGCATAAAGGCGTTTATGCCTCTGTAGTAGGACCACAATTAGAAACACGCGCAGAATATCGCATGTTGAAAACCCTTGGCGCTGATGCTGTAGGCATGAGCACGGTCCCTGAGATTATTGTCGCCAAGCATTTAAATTTAAAAGCTGCAGCGGTTTCAGTTTTGACCGATGAATGTGATCCAGACGATTTAAAACCTGTAGATATTTCAGAAATTATTGCCATGGCTTCAAAAGCAGAGCCAAACATGATTACCCTATTTAAAGCATTGATTAAGACCTTATAA
- the arsM gene encoding arsenosugar biosynthesis arsenite methyltransferase ArsM has protein sequence MSYLDTTHNVYKEAALTPDVGLCCTTNPIWELPGLKIPKIMQEMNYGCGSTVHARDLTNNPKMLYVGVGGGMELLQFAYFNRQKGGVIGVDVVDEMLEASRKNFIEAEAQNDWFKSDFIDLKKGDAMHLPVEDNSIDVAAQNCLFNIFKADDLKRAIAEMYRVLKPHGRLVMSDPTCEQPMNDTLRNDERLRALCLSGSLPISEYVKALTDAGFGTIEIRARKPYRILDPKSYPTDELIYIESIEVAAIKDPMPADGPCVFTGKSAIYYGENDYFDDKAGHILLKNQPLAICDKTAAALQALQRDDIYFSESTFHYDGGGCC, from the coding sequence ATGAGCTATTTAGATACAACACACAACGTATACAAAGAAGCAGCCTTAACGCCAGATGTTGGCTTATGCTGCACCACCAATCCTATTTGGGAATTGCCAGGGCTTAAAATCCCTAAAATTATGCAAGAAATGAATTATGGCTGTGGTAGCACGGTGCATGCCAGAGACTTGACCAACAACCCCAAAATGCTCTATGTTGGCGTTGGTGGTGGTATGGAACTCTTACAATTTGCTTATTTCAATAGACAAAAAGGTGGGGTTATTGGCGTTGATGTGGTTGATGAAATGCTAGAGGCATCTAGAAAAAACTTTATTGAGGCAGAAGCCCAAAATGATTGGTTTAAAAGCGACTTTATAGACCTCAAAAAAGGAGATGCCATGCATTTGCCAGTTGAGGATAACAGTATTGACGTGGCTGCACAGAACTGTTTATTCAATATTTTTAAAGCTGATGATTTAAAACGGGCTATTGCCGAAATGTACCGCGTATTAAAACCTCATGGCCGTTTAGTTATGAGTGATCCCACCTGTGAGCAACCCATGAATGACACCTTGAGAAATGATGAAAGACTTCGTGCTTTGTGTTTAAGTGGCAGCTTGCCCATTTCAGAATATGTCAAAGCATTAACAGACGCCGGTTTTGGTACGATTGAAATTAGAGCGCGTAAACCTTACAGGATTCTCGATCCTAAAAGCTACCCTACAGATGAGTTAATTTATATTGAATCAATTGAAGTCGCCGCCATTAAAGACCCTATGCCAGCAGATGGCCCTTGTGTTTTTACTGGAAAATCAGCAATCTATTATGGAGAGAACGATTACTTTGATGATAAAGCAGGCCATATTTTATTAAAAAATCAGCCACTGGCCATATGCGATAAAACAGCTGCCGCCTTGCAAGCATTACAAAGAGATGACATTTATTTTTCAGAATCCACGTTTCATTATGATGGTGGAGGCTGCTGCTAA
- a CDS encoding outer membrane protein transport protein, translating to MIKKLVLVFIVLFTIQSYAQESTASPYSFYGIGSLKFKGTVENRSMGGLSIYTDSIHVNLRNPASYAGNNLAAFNGETRPVKFAVGGSYSSITLKSTTGSDDASSTTFDYLALSVPVGKFGFGFGLLPYTSVGYKLESLNEDDAIENRFRGEGGVNKAFFGLGYQISEKFSVGIDVNYNFGNIQNSTIEYNFDNDGNPLQFQSRENNRSDLSGLNINLGLSYKTMLNENLELVSGLTYTPESNLSSENERSFSTITISSSTGQEFVSNTVEVDLDALDLKETDLILPSKFSIGAGIGKPRKWFVGVEYASQRTSNFSNPLYVFSDEDGNPINKYENASSFSLGGFYIPQYDAFRGYLKRVVYRAGLHYEKTGLNIKNESINEFGISFGLGLPVGTFFSNANLGFEIGKRGTTNSNLIEENFINFQLSLSLNDKWFQKRKYD from the coding sequence ATGATAAAAAAACTTGTATTAGTTTTTATAGTGCTTTTCACAATCCAGTCTTACGCACAGGAAAGTACAGCCTCTCCGTATTCCTTTTACGGGATAGGAAGTCTAAAATTTAAAGGTACCGTGGAAAATAGAAGTATGGGAGGTTTAAGTATCTATACGGATAGTATTCATGTGAATTTACGTAACCCTGCCTCTTATGCTGGAAATAATTTAGCCGCTTTTAATGGTGAAACCAGACCAGTGAAGTTCGCAGTTGGTGGTTCGTATTCTAGTATAACGTTAAAAAGCACTACTGGTAGTGATGATGCATCATCTACCACGTTTGATTATTTAGCATTATCTGTTCCTGTTGGAAAATTTGGTTTTGGGTTCGGTTTATTACCTTACACGTCCGTAGGTTATAAACTGGAATCTCTTAATGAGGATGATGCCATTGAAAACAGATTTAGGGGCGAAGGTGGTGTTAATAAAGCTTTTTTCGGATTGGGATATCAAATTTCTGAAAAGTTTAGCGTTGGTATAGACGTTAATTATAACTTTGGTAATATTCAAAATAGCACTATCGAATATAATTTTGATAATGATGGAAACCCACTTCAATTCCAATCTCGTGAAAATAATAGATCCGACTTAAGTGGTTTAAATATTAACTTAGGCCTTTCCTATAAAACCATGTTAAATGAAAATTTAGAATTGGTTTCAGGTTTGACGTATACACCTGAGAGTAATTTAAGTTCTGAAAATGAACGTTCTTTTTCAACTATCACAATCAGTTCTTCCACAGGGCAAGAATTTGTAAGTAATACTGTTGAAGTTGATCTTGATGCATTGGATTTAAAAGAGACGGATTTAATTTTACCGTCTAAATTTTCTATAGGAGCAGGAATTGGTAAACCTAGAAAGTGGTTTGTTGGTGTCGAATATGCTTCTCAAAGAACTAGTAATTTCTCAAATCCTCTATATGTCTTTAGTGATGAAGATGGAAATCCAATAAATAAATACGAAAATGCATCCTCATTCTCACTAGGTGGTTTTTACATCCCGCAGTACGATGCATTTAGGGGTTATTTAAAACGGGTTGTATATAGAGCCGGTTTACACTACGAAAAAACAGGTTTAAATATAAAAAATGAGTCGATAAACGAGTTTGGCATATCTTTTGGATTAGGATTACCAGTTGGAACCTTTTTCTCTAATGCTAATTTAGGTTTTGAAATAGGAAAACGCGGAACGACAAACAGCAATTTGATAGAAGAGAATTTTATTAATTTCCAATTAAGTTTATCTTTGAACGATAAATGGTTCCAAAAAAGGAAATATGACTAA
- the lptC gene encoding LPS export ABC transporter periplasmic protein LptC produces the protein MKHKITYYILNIVTVITVTMFFSCKDNFRDVQKLGISENEPIGVAENINLKYTDSGRVKAVLLSTKMLDYSNRDFPFNEFVNGVTLDLFDENNEKSVIVADYAIVYNKTNLIDMKGHVKISTKDNDTLFAEQLYYDRNKEWLFTNKPVSFKRGLDLIYGNGFDSNSNFTNAEVLEVNGTITVDE, from the coding sequence ATGAAACATAAGATTACATATTATATACTAAACATAGTCACAGTAATTACTGTGACTATGTTTTTTTCATGTAAAGACAATTTTAGAGATGTTCAAAAACTAGGTATTTCAGAAAACGAACCTATTGGCGTTGCGGAAAATATAAATTTAAAATATACAGATTCCGGTAGGGTAAAGGCCGTTTTATTAAGTACTAAAATGCTCGATTATTCTAATAGGGATTTTCCTTTTAATGAATTTGTAAATGGCGTAACACTGGATTTGTTTGATGAAAACAATGAGAAAAGTGTTATTGTGGCAGATTATGCCATCGTGTACAATAAAACGAATTTGATCGATATGAAAGGGCATGTAAAAATTTCAACTAAAGACAATGACACCCTATTTGCCGAACAACTCTATTACGATCGAAATAAAGAGTGGTTATTTACCAACAAACCTGTAAGTTTTAAAAGAGGGCTTGACTTAATATACGGAAATGGATTCGATTCCAATTCCAATTTCACCAATGCAGAGGTTTTAGAAGTCAATGGTACAATTACTGTTGATGAATAA
- a CDS encoding DUF547 domain-containing protein, translating into MKYLILTFISLLFNYSACTNAPKAVSNTTQTTSVGQTKTTDSLLNNDIKLVDSTQNSLTTKQKAFNHELWNTLLQQYVSEDGQVNYKAFKKNKEKLSVYIENLSKNVPDSSWKRNEVLAYWINAYNALTIDLIIKNYPVNSIKDIKNPWDQALWQFGDKQVDLNHIEHDILRKMNEPRIHFAIVCASYSCPKLANTAYTSNDLEAQLTAATKTFLSNEKRNKIAPNKIEISKIFKWFDDDFKKNGSLINFLNQYTDITISEKARMSFKDYNWELNE; encoded by the coding sequence ATGAAATATCTCATTCTTACTTTTATCAGTCTTTTATTCAATTATTCAGCTTGTACAAATGCTCCAAAAGCTGTATCAAATACCACACAGACCACATCGGTTGGTCAAACCAAAACCACAGATAGTCTTTTGAATAACGACATTAAACTTGTTGACAGTACTCAAAACAGCCTTACTACTAAACAAAAGGCATTCAATCATGAGCTATGGAACACATTGCTCCAACAATATGTTTCAGAAGATGGTCAAGTAAATTATAAGGCATTCAAAAAAAACAAAGAAAAGTTAAGTGTCTATATTGAAAACCTCAGTAAAAACGTACCTGATTCCAGTTGGAAAAGAAATGAGGTTTTAGCCTATTGGATTAATGCATACAATGCTTTAACCATCGATTTAATTATTAAAAATTACCCCGTAAATAGCATAAAAGATATTAAAAATCCATGGGATCAAGCGTTGTGGCAATTTGGAGATAAACAGGTTGATCTGAACCATATTGAGCACGATATATTAAGAAAAATGAACGAACCACGTATTCATTTCGCTATAGTCTGTGCCTCATATTCCTGTCCTAAATTAGCTAACACAGCCTATACTTCTAACGATTTAGAAGCCCAACTCACAGCAGCGACTAAAACATTTTTATCAAACGAAAAAAGAAATAAGATAGCGCCGAACAAAATTGAAATTTCTAAAATTTTTAAATGGTTTGATGATGATTTTAAAAAGAACGGAAGTCTTATAAATTTTTTAAATCAGTACACAGATATCACTATTTCTGAAAAAGCGCGAATGAGTTTTAAAGATTATAATTGGGAGTTAAATGAGTAA
- a CDS encoding type III pantothenate kinase: MNLIIDVGNTFVKLAVFKESDLVYKDTVLIDDIRDRVDALNTKFPAITNAIISSVGRLGDTDYDFIAFHFKVLVLNSNTKLPFKNGYSTPTTLGNDRLALVAAAVHQYPNKHVLVIDAGTCITYDFITINADYLGGAISPGIKMRYESLHNLTANLPLLEAAVPHDIIGNSTNQSIHSGVVYGVLKEIEGVKEAYHQKYSDLTVILTGGDANFLSKQLKSSIFANSNFLLEGLNFILQFNSN; the protein is encoded by the coding sequence ATGAATTTAATAATTGATGTTGGAAATACCTTTGTAAAACTGGCCGTTTTTAAGGAATCCGACTTAGTGTATAAGGACACTGTTCTAATAGACGATATTCGTGATAGGGTAGATGCTCTCAATACCAAGTTTCCCGCTATTACTAACGCTATTATTTCATCGGTAGGTAGATTGGGAGACACTGATTATGATTTTATTGCATTCCATTTTAAAGTACTTGTACTAAATAGCAACACAAAATTGCCATTTAAAAATGGCTACTCAACCCCAACAACCTTAGGAAACGATAGATTGGCATTGGTTGCTGCAGCAGTGCATCAATATCCAAATAAACATGTGCTCGTCATTGATGCTGGTACATGCATTACTTACGATTTTATTACAATAAATGCCGATTATCTGGGTGGCGCCATAAGTCCGGGGATAAAAATGCGCTATGAATCGTTACATAATTTAACGGCGAACTTACCGTTATTAGAAGCAGCTGTACCGCATGATATTATCGGGAATTCAACAAATCAATCCATACATTCCGGTGTCGTGTATGGTGTTTTAAAGGAAATTGAGGGCGTTAAAGAAGCATATCATCAAAAATATTCAGATTTAACAGTTATTTTAACAGGAGGGGATGCTAATTTCTTGTCTAAACAATTAAAAAGTAGCATATTTGCCAACTCTAATTTTCTTTTAGAAGGTCTAAACTTTATTTTACAATTTAATTCAAACTAA
- a CDS encoding arsenosugar biosynthesis-associated peroxidase-like protein → MQKTYYDPADLKKFGKISEWNQELGDAFFEYYGKVFEDGALTAREKSLIALAVSHTEQCPYCIDAYTKDGLQRGITKEEMMEALHVGAAIKSGATLVHGVQMMNKVNKLDM, encoded by the coding sequence ATGCAAAAAACATATTACGACCCTGCCGATTTAAAGAAGTTTGGTAAAATTAGTGAATGGAATCAGGAGTTGGGAGATGCATTTTTTGAATACTACGGAAAGGTTTTTGAAGATGGCGCCCTTACAGCTAGAGAAAAATCACTCATTGCACTGGCCGTATCACATACCGAGCAGTGCCCCTATTGCATTGATGCCTATACCAAGGACGGTTTGCAACGCGGGATTACCAAAGAGGAAATGATGGAAGCACTACACGTTGGTGCCGCCATTAAAAGTGGTGCCACTTTAGTGCACGGGGTCCAAATGATGAATAAAGTGAATAAGTTGGACATGTAA
- a CDS encoding tetratricopeptide repeat protein has protein sequence MKTKITLVLALLFIGIGAAFAQQNEECMTKLSIFHEYVKAKNYDAAYQPWMDVREACPKFNTAIYVDGEKILDDKIEKATGAEKVNYINDLLKLWKEREANFASKTDKGEYAAKACQLMYDHREALNKTDEELYECFDAAYKLDKATFTNPKSLYTYFSLMVDLYDAGKKPAKDLFNKYDDVFEKVEDEVRNYSENLNKLIEKEEAGTELTKKDGKYKNYYESYLKAYDQISGSIDSKLGERANCENLIPLYTKDFEANKTNALWLQRAAGKMSEKECTDDPLFFKLVNAYHEISPSANSAYYLGILKDKEGKSNEAIKFYEQAISLQTDKFKKSKLYNRVGLKLKAKGNYGKARSYFRQALALNPSNGRPYLSIAGMYASSANSCGDTNFNKRAVFWLAADEARKAARVDPTLSGAASQTVANYMAKAPSKADIFSAGNSGQSISIGCWIGASVTVPKI, from the coding sequence ATGAAAACGAAAATTACATTAGTACTAGCATTATTATTTATAGGCATAGGTGCAGCTTTTGCACAACAGAATGAAGAATGCATGACCAAGCTATCTATTTTTCATGAATACGTTAAGGCAAAAAACTACGACGCAGCTTATCAACCTTGGATGGATGTAAGAGAAGCGTGTCCTAAATTTAATACCGCTATCTATGTAGATGGTGAGAAAATTTTAGATGATAAAATTGAGAAGGCAACTGGCGCTGAAAAAGTTAATTATATAAACGACTTATTAAAACTTTGGAAGGAAAGAGAGGCTAATTTTGCGAGTAAAACAGATAAGGGCGAATATGCCGCCAAAGCATGTCAGTTAATGTACGATCATAGAGAGGCTTTAAATAAAACAGATGAAGAGTTATATGAATGTTTTGATGCCGCTTACAAATTGGACAAGGCGACTTTTACAAACCCTAAGAGTTTATATACCTATTTCTCTTTAATGGTAGATTTATATGATGCCGGTAAAAAACCTGCAAAAGATTTATTTAATAAATATGATGACGTTTTTGAAAAAGTTGAAGACGAGGTGAGAAACTACTCTGAAAACTTAAATAAGCTTATTGAAAAAGAAGAAGCTGGAACGGAGTTAACAAAAAAGGATGGCAAATATAAAAACTACTACGAAAGTTATTTAAAAGCTTACGATCAGATTTCTGGAAGTATCGACAGCAAATTAGGTGAACGCGCAAACTGTGAAAACTTAATTCCGCTTTACACTAAAGATTTTGAAGCGAATAAAACTAATGCCCTTTGGTTACAAAGAGCAGCTGGCAAAATGTCTGAAAAGGAATGTACAGATGATCCATTATTCTTTAAATTAGTAAATGCATATCACGAAATCAGTCCGTCGGCGAATTCAGCTTACTATTTAGGGATACTTAAAGACAAGGAAGGTAAATCTAACGAAGCCATTAAGTTTTATGAGCAAGCTATTAGTTTACAAACTGATAAGTTTAAAAAATCCAAACTCTACAATAGAGTTGGTTTAAAGCTGAAAGCAAAAGGCAACTATGGAAAAGCTAGAAGTTATTTTAGACAAGCTTTAGCCTTGAACCCTTCAAATGGTCGTCCATATTTATCAATTGCAGGCATGTATGCTTCAAGTGCAAACAGCTGTGGAGACACAAACTTTAATAAACGTGCGGTATTTTGGTTAGCTGCAGATGAGGCAAGAAAGGCTGCTCGTGTAGATCCAACATTAAGTGGGGCAGCATCACAAACGGTAGCGAACTACATGGCGAAAGCCCCAAGTAAAGCGGATATTTTTAGTGCAGGTAATTCTGGACAAAGTATAAGTATTGGTTGCTGGATAGGAGCTTCGGTTACGGTTCCAAAAATCTAA
- the arsS gene encoding arsenosugar biosynthesis radical SAM (seleno)protein ArsS (Some members of this family are selenoproteins.) — protein sequence MVTKSLHKRESDLANSNRQLEILSNGIFQDGELPTFKNKISESNQFPLKAKKLEILQINVGYMCNQVCEHCHVDAGPDRKEIMTRDTMQQCLAVIKKTEAHTLDLTGGAPEMNPDFRWFVEEAAKAGIKDFIVRSNLTIIRANKKYYDLPEFFKKHNIHVVSSMPHWTRGKTDKQRGDGVFDKSIKALQELNAVGYGMPESNLRLDLVYNPSGAFLPGDQASMEKDFKKALKADFDIEFHNLFAITNLPISRFLDYLIASENYEDYMYSLVEAYNPTAVAKVMCTNTLSISWDGCLFDCDFNQMLELPVNSKAKHISEYNEALLEGRNIVISQHCYGCTAGAGSSCQGVVA from the coding sequence ATGGTAACAAAGTCCCTTCATAAGCGCGAAAGCGATTTAGCAAATAGCAACAGACAACTTGAAATTCTTTCTAATGGGATTTTTCAAGATGGCGAATTACCAACATTCAAAAATAAAATTTCTGAGTCCAATCAATTTCCGCTTAAAGCAAAAAAATTAGAGATTTTACAAATAAACGTGGGTTACATGTGTAATCAGGTTTGTGAGCACTGCCATGTAGATGCTGGTCCAGACCGAAAGGAAATTATGACACGCGACACCATGCAACAATGTTTAGCAGTCATAAAAAAAACAGAGGCGCACACATTGGATTTAACAGGTGGCGCCCCAGAAATGAATCCGGATTTTAGATGGTTTGTCGAAGAAGCTGCCAAGGCGGGTATTAAGGATTTTATTGTGCGGTCTAACCTTACCATCATTAGGGCCAACAAAAAATATTACGATTTGCCCGAATTCTTTAAAAAACATAACATCCATGTGGTAAGTTCGATGCCACACTGGACCCGTGGAAAAACGGATAAACAACGCGGTGATGGTGTTTTTGATAAATCGATAAAAGCATTACAGGAATTGAATGCGGTGGGTTACGGGATGCCAGAAAGCAACTTGCGCTTAGATTTGGTCTATAACCCGTCCGGCGCATTTTTACCTGGCGATCAGGCTTCTATGGAAAAAGATTTTAAAAAAGCGCTCAAAGCCGATTTTGATATTGAATTTCATAATTTATTCGCCATCACCAATCTGCCTATTTCACGTTTTTTAGACTATTTAATTGCTTCAGAAAATTATGAGGATTACATGTACTCGCTAGTAGAAGCCTACAATCCCACGGCGGTTGCCAAGGTGATGTGCACCAATACCCTGTCTATTAGTTGGGATGGGTGTTTGTTTGATTGTGATTTCAATCAGATGCTAGAACTGCCCGTTAACAGTAAAGCAAAACATATTTCAGAATATAACGAAGCACTATTAGAGGGTAGAAACATCGTTATTTCCCAACATTGCTATGGTTGCACAGCAGGTGCAGGAAGTAGCTGTCAAGGTGTGGTCGCGTAA
- a CDS encoding cation:proton antiporter, whose amino-acid sequence MDYFNIITILVLLAAAFGYINVRFLKLPNTIGLMFITIVFTLVIFVISYFDSTLLDAERYIITQIDFKAVLLDIMLSFLLFAGALHTNFQQLKVQRWPVLVFSTFGVLVSTFLVGVSVYFLLQLLGLQVDFIYCLLFGALISPTDPIAVLGILKKAGVPKKLEAKIVGESLFNDGVGVVVFLTIFQIALLGTGEVETFDVFKLFGQEVIGGILLGGILGWITYRLMKSINDYDIEVIITLAAVMGGTLLAHHWHLSAPLAMVTAGLIVGNDTVRNASMSEITETYVDKFWELIDILLNTILFVLIGMEMLVLTFKMDYIIAGLIAIPIILICRYLSLLLPINIFKKKLDFVPKTNLIMTWGGLRGGISIALALGLTDAMQRDLFLVITYVVVVFSILVQGLTVEGLVKRFKED is encoded by the coding sequence ATGGATTACTTTAATATCATTACCATTCTTGTCTTATTGGCTGCTGCTTTCGGATATATTAATGTACGCTTTTTAAAACTGCCAAATACTATTGGTTTAATGTTTATTACTATAGTTTTTACTTTAGTGATATTTGTGATTAGCTATTTTGACTCGACCCTATTGGATGCCGAGCGCTATATTATCACTCAAATAGATTTTAAAGCGGTATTATTGGACATCATGCTAAGCTTTTTACTTTTTGCAGGGGCTTTGCATACCAATTTTCAGCAATTAAAGGTACAGCGATGGCCCGTGTTGGTGTTTTCTACTTTTGGAGTATTAGTGTCTACTTTTTTAGTTGGGGTGAGTGTTTATTTTTTATTACAGCTTTTAGGCCTACAAGTCGATTTTATTTATTGCTTGTTGTTTGGGGCATTAATATCTCCCACTGATCCTATTGCTGTTTTGGGGATTTTAAAGAAAGCGGGTGTTCCAAAAAAACTGGAAGCTAAAATTGTTGGCGAATCCTTATTTAACGATGGTGTTGGTGTGGTGGTTTTTTTGACCATTTTTCAAATAGCGCTTTTGGGAACGGGTGAAGTTGAGACTTTTGATGTGTTTAAATTATTTGGTCAAGAGGTGATAGGCGGTATTTTACTTGGAGGGATTTTGGGTTGGATAACCTATAGATTAATGAAGTCTATTAATGATTATGATATTGAAGTTATTATAACGTTGGCAGCAGTTATGGGCGGCACCTTATTGGCGCACCATTGGCATTTGTCTGCGCCCTTGGCTATGGTTACCGCTGGTTTGATAGTCGGAAATGATACCGTTAGAAATGCATCTATGAGTGAGATTACAGAGACCTATGTTGATAAATTTTGGGAGCTTATAGATATTCTCCTCAATACCATATTATTTGTTTTGATAGGTATGGAGATGTTGGTACTCACCTTTAAAATGGATTATATTATTGCGGGGCTTATTGCCATTCCTATAATTTTAATTTGTCGATATCTGTCTTTATTATTACCAATAAATATCTTTAAAAAGAAATTGGATTTTGTACCCAAAACAAACTTAATCATGACTTGGGGAGGTTTACGAGGCGGAATTTCCATTGCTTTGGCTTTGGGTTTGACCGACGCCATGCAGCGTGATTTGTTTTTGGTCATTACCTATGTGGTGGTGGTGTTTTCCATATTGGTACAAGGACTTACTGTCGAGGGCTTGGTAAAACGGTTTAAAGAGGACTAG
- a CDS encoding TIGR04282 family arsenosugar biosynthesis glycosyltransferase, with the protein MTKELIIIFVKNIKLGKVKTRLAKTIGNQGAFEVYKELVKITEGATKSTTTDKRIYFSDAIIENKWKNDYKAVQEGENLGERMRNAFKKGFEEGYERIVLIGSDLPDITSKHIINGLEVLKTKDLVFGPAEDGGYYLIGLSKMNDLVFDNKPWSQPQLLQVTLKELVKNNMDYALLETLNDIDTYEDLVTSAFYKLNPELQKKLKQFHD; encoded by the coding sequence ATGACTAAAGAACTCATCATTATTTTTGTAAAAAACATAAAACTGGGCAAGGTGAAAACGCGACTGGCAAAGACCATAGGCAATCAAGGCGCTTTTGAAGTATATAAGGAACTTGTAAAAATAACCGAAGGTGCTACTAAAAGTACAACAACAGATAAGCGGATTTATTTCTCTGATGCCATCATCGAAAACAAATGGAAAAACGATTACAAGGCTGTTCAAGAAGGTGAAAATTTGGGAGAGCGCATGAGGAATGCTTTTAAAAAAGGCTTTGAAGAGGGTTATGAGCGTATTGTTTTAATTGGCTCCGATTTACCAGATATTACCAGCAAACATATTATCAACGGACTTGAAGTCCTGAAAACTAAAGACCTTGTTTTTGGTCCTGCAGAAGATGGTGGTTATTACCTTATAGGGCTTTCTAAAATGAACGATTTGGTATTTGATAATAAACCGTGGAGCCAGCCACAGTTATTACAGGTAACCCTAAAAGAATTAGTAAAAAACAATATGGATTATGCCCTATTAGAAACACTCAATGATATAGATACGTATGAGGATTTAGTAACTTCAGCGTTTTATAAATTGAATCCTGAATTACAGAAAAAACTAAAACAATTCCATGATTAA
- a CDS encoding rhodanese-like domain-containing protein — MKKLIVFLFIGFSSSGFSQKTLSKLLKVYNDESIPYISVEDLKTGKEPVILMDSREQKEYKTSHLKNAIHVGYTHFKIDSVQKTIPNKESKIVVYCSVGVRSESIADSLKKVGYNNVYNLFGGIFEWKNNDLPVYNAEEKETDTVHTFSKEWSKWLTNGIKVYD; from the coding sequence ATGAAAAAGCTAATAGTATTCCTTTTTATTGGATTTTCGTCTTCAGGGTTTTCACAAAAAACCCTGTCTAAGCTTTTAAAAGTGTATAATGATGAAAGTATCCCATACATTTCTGTTGAAGATTTAAAAACTGGAAAAGAACCTGTTATCCTAATGGACTCTAGAGAACAAAAAGAATATAAAACGAGTCATTTAAAAAATGCGATTCATGTAGGTTATACCCATTTTAAAATAGATAGTGTTCAGAAAACAATTCCAAACAAAGAATCAAAAATTGTGGTGTATTGCTCCGTTGGAGTGCGTTCTGAATCTATTGCAGATAGCCTTAAAAAAGTAGGCTATAACAATGTTTATAATTTATTCGGTGGTATTTTTGAGTGGAAAAATAATGATTTACCCGTTTATAATGCTGAAGAAAAGGAAACGGACACCGTTCATACATTTTCAAAGGAATGGAGCAAATGGCTCACAAATGGCATCAAGGTTTATGACTAA